The following proteins come from a genomic window of Nostoc sp. TCL26-01:
- a CDS encoding SPFH domain-containing protein, which translates to MKSFSASLGKSQKNKLARFATTLIATLALTSGIQAANATNVKTSIPQENTSASVQLKQTKPDIAQVQITRTQYQAAAVDPFVLIPVVLVGGLVIFVPLFFGGLVVIGEREVGIVVKKFAVSGKGLPAGQLIALNNEAGLQADTLAPGWHWGYWPWQYSVRKESVIVVPQSEIALIVAADGASIPPERILGKILDCDNFQDARKFLTQSGEKGRQMGFLTAGTYRINTALFKVITTANANAHGMSPEQLRVYTVASDKVGVVTTLDGMPITVGEIAGPVITGHDNFQNSQKFLDGGGRRGLQEQILLSGSWNLNPWFVNVEQVPMTEIPIGYVGVVISFVGKAQEDVSGAAFTHGNLVNPGHKGVWVEALYPGKHPLNTRIMKVELVPTTNIVLNWSGRTERHKYDANLEALTVRSTDGFAFDLEVSQIIHVGALDAPKVISRVGSMQNLVDNVLEPSIGNYFRNSAQDYTVLDFLNARSERQVEASEYIKAALRAYDVQAIDTLIGDIQPPASLMQTQTDRKIAEEQRKTYEVQQMAQTQRQQLVRETALADIQQEMVKSEQSVQIAELKAQAQIKHANGEAESTKLRSIAEAEGIRATGNAKAETYRTGVEALGTQGYTAMQLMQIIGDRHVRLIPDVLVGGSNGSTNGLVDGLLSMILWNQTNKPGETTESAEKNGNPPLVLELPKDKQ; encoded by the coding sequence ATGAAAAGCTTTTCGGCTTCCCTTGGTAAAAGTCAAAAAAATAAATTAGCTCGTTTTGCAACAACATTAATAGCTACATTGGCTCTGACTAGTGGTATTCAGGCAGCAAATGCCACGAATGTAAAGACATCTATTCCTCAAGAAAATACTTCCGCGTCAGTTCAGCTAAAGCAAACCAAGCCTGATATTGCTCAAGTACAAATTACGAGAACACAATATCAAGCTGCTGCGGTTGACCCTTTTGTATTAATTCCTGTTGTGCTGGTGGGTGGACTTGTGATCTTCGTCCCCCTGTTTTTTGGTGGCTTGGTAGTCATTGGTGAGAGAGAAGTTGGCATCGTTGTCAAGAAGTTTGCGGTTTCAGGAAAAGGACTGCCAGCTGGACAGTTGATTGCCCTCAACAATGAAGCTGGTTTGCAGGCTGATACTCTCGCCCCTGGTTGGCATTGGGGTTATTGGCCTTGGCAGTATTCGGTACGTAAAGAAAGTGTCATTGTTGTGCCTCAAAGTGAAATTGCCTTGATTGTGGCGGCTGATGGCGCATCGATTCCACCAGAGAGGATTTTAGGCAAAATCCTTGATTGTGATAACTTCCAAGATGCCCGGAAATTTCTCACTCAAAGTGGTGAAAAAGGTCGGCAAATGGGTTTTCTGACGGCAGGTACGTACCGGATTAATACGGCACTGTTTAAGGTAATTACAACTGCTAATGCCAATGCTCATGGGATGAGTCCCGAACAGTTGCGGGTGTACACAGTTGCCTCTGATAAGGTGGGTGTTGTCACTACTTTGGATGGGATGCCCATTACGGTGGGTGAAATCGCTGGGCCAGTGATTACGGGACACGATAACTTCCAAAACAGCCAAAAGTTTCTTGATGGCGGAGGACGCAGGGGTTTACAAGAGCAGATTTTACTTTCTGGTTCGTGGAATCTCAATCCCTGGTTTGTGAATGTTGAGCAAGTACCAATGACGGAAATTCCCATTGGTTATGTAGGTGTAGTGATTTCCTTTGTAGGTAAGGCTCAAGAAGATGTGAGTGGTGCAGCTTTTACTCACGGTAACTTGGTAAATCCTGGCCATAAGGGTGTGTGGGTCGAAGCTTTGTATCCTGGTAAGCATCCACTAAACACTAGAATCATGAAAGTGGAACTAGTTCCCACAACTAATATAGTGTTGAACTGGTCGGGGCGTACCGAACGACATAAGTACGACGCGAATTTAGAAGCTTTGACAGTACGTTCTACAGATGGTTTTGCCTTCGATTTAGAAGTGTCGCAAATTATCCATGTCGGCGCTTTGGATGCACCCAAGGTAATTTCCCGTGTCGGTTCCATGCAAAACTTGGTTGATAATGTCCTGGAACCCAGTATTGGTAATTATTTCCGCAACTCGGCTCAAGATTACACAGTCTTAGACTTCTTGAATGCTCGCAGTGAACGTCAAGTAGAAGCATCTGAATATATTAAAGCTGCCTTACGGGCTTATGATGTGCAGGCAATTGATACTTTGATTGGGGATATTCAACCGCCAGCATCGTTGATGCAGACACAAACAGATAGAAAAATTGCCGAAGAACAACGCAAGACTTATGAAGTGCAGCAAATGGCGCAGACTCAGCGTCAACAACTGGTGCGGGAAACAGCCCTGGCGGATATCCAACAAGAGATGGTGAAATCAGAACAGAGTGTGCAAATTGCCGAACTCAAAGCCCAAGCCCAAATTAAACACGCCAATGGGGAAGCAGAATCGACAAAATTGCGCTCAATTGCCGAGGCAGAAGGAATTCGGGCTACAGGTAATGCTAAAGCGGAAACCTACCGCACTGGTGTAGAAGCTTTGGGTACACAAGGTTATACCGCTATGCAACTGATGCAGATTATAGGCGATCGCCATGTCCGTTTAATCCCCGATGTCTTAGTTGGTGGCAGCAATGGCAGTACCAATGGTTTGGTTGATGGGTTACTATCCATGATTTTGTGGAATCAAACCAATAAGCCGGGTGAGACAACAGAATCAGCAGAAAAAAACGGTAATCCTCCCTTAGTTCTGGAATTACCCAAGGATAAGCAATAG
- the lgt gene encoding prolipoprotein diacylglyceryl transferase, producing the protein MALESFNLPLAFLFTSPGPILVKIGPITIRWYGLLIASAVLIGVSLSQYLAKRRQVNPDLLSDLSIWLVIGAIPAARLYYVLFQWAEYAENPERIIAIWQGGIAIHGAIIGGTLAALIFAKLKRVSFWQLADLVAPSLILGQAIGRWGNFFNSEAFGAPTNLPWKLYIPLERRPPDLANFEYFHPTFLYESVWDLMVFALLLTLFFRGLSGRPRLRLGTLFMVYLVTYSFGRLWIEGLRTDSLMLGPLRIAQIVSLSGIVIGLAGLAWLYINKRFLPDVVSPLKENGE; encoded by the coding sequence ATGGCACTGGAATCTTTCAATTTGCCTCTGGCGTTTCTATTTACTTCTCCAGGCCCTATTCTAGTGAAAATCGGCCCCATCACTATTCGCTGGTATGGCTTGTTGATTGCCTCAGCCGTGTTAATCGGTGTGAGCCTTTCCCAGTATTTAGCAAAACGCCGACAGGTTAATCCAGATTTACTCAGTGATTTGTCAATTTGGCTGGTAATTGGAGCGATTCCCGCCGCTAGACTTTATTACGTTTTGTTTCAGTGGGCAGAGTATGCAGAAAATCCCGAAAGGATCATTGCGATTTGGCAAGGTGGTATTGCGATTCACGGGGCAATTATTGGTGGAACATTGGCGGCGTTAATTTTTGCCAAGCTGAAGCGAGTGTCTTTTTGGCAACTAGCAGATTTAGTAGCTCCTTCCTTGATTTTAGGACAGGCGATCGGGCGATGGGGCAATTTCTTTAACTCAGAAGCTTTTGGCGCTCCTACTAATTTACCCTGGAAGCTCTACATCCCCCTAGAACGTCGTCCCCCAGATTTAGCAAATTTTGAGTATTTTCACCCCACATTTCTCTACGAATCTGTGTGGGATTTAATGGTATTTGCTCTACTGTTAACATTATTTTTCCGAGGCTTATCTGGCAGACCACGTCTACGCTTAGGCACTTTGTTTATGGTTTACTTAGTAACCTACAGTTTCGGTCGTTTGTGGATTGAAGGACTCCGCACAGATAGCTTGATGCTAGGGCCTTTACGCATAGCCCAAATTGTCAGCCTAAGCGGTATTGTTATAGGATTAGCCGGATTAGCTTGGCTCTACATTAATAAACGCTTTCTACCTGATGTGGTTTCTCCATTGAAAGAGAATGGGGAGTGA
- the cobM gene encoding precorrin-4 C(11)-methyltransferase: protein MKNSLNSLEAAVYIVGAGPGDPDLLTVKAQKLLEVADVILFADSLIPEQLLQFCREDAEIIRTADKTLEEILPLMIDRVRSQKKSLVRLQSGDPCLYSAIHEQMHLLADANIPFEVIPGISAFQAAAAKLKVELTVPGLVQTIILTRISGRTQVPAREELATLAAHQASLCLYLSARHIENAQAKLLEQYPADTPVAICFRIGWPDEKIRVVPLNQMADCTQEENLMRTTLYVISPALSEIRGRSRLYHPEHDHLFRSAKN, encoded by the coding sequence ATGAAAAATAGTTTAAATTCCCTAGAAGCCGCAGTCTATATTGTGGGAGCAGGGCCTGGAGATCCGGATTTACTGACGGTTAAAGCACAAAAGTTGCTAGAGGTGGCTGATGTAATTTTATTTGCGGATTCTTTAATCCCAGAACAGCTTTTACAATTTTGTCGGGAAGATGCGGAAATTATTCGGACGGCTGACAAGACTTTAGAGGAGATTTTACCGTTAATGATTGACAGAGTGCGATCGCAAAAAAAATCTCTGGTACGTCTCCAATCGGGTGATCCTTGTCTTTACAGCGCTATCCATGAGCAAATGCACCTCCTCGCTGATGCAAATATTCCTTTTGAGGTGATCCCCGGTATTAGTGCTTTCCAAGCCGCAGCCGCTAAACTAAAAGTTGAATTAACTGTTCCTGGTTTAGTCCAGACTATTATCCTGACGCGCATCAGTGGACGTACACAAGTCCCAGCTAGGGAAGAATTAGCCACTTTAGCAGCCCATCAAGCGAGTTTGTGTCTGTATTTAAGTGCGCGTCATATCGAAAATGCCCAAGCCAAATTATTAGAACAGTATCCAGCCGATACCCCCGTGGCTATTTGCTTTCGCATCGGATGGCCCGATGAAAAAATTCGTGTAGTCCCTCTCAACCAGATGGCTGATTGTACTCAGGAAGAAAACCTGATGCGTACCACATTATACGTGATTAGTCCAGCATTATCAGAGATCAGGGGGCGATCGCGTTTATATCATCCTGAGCATGATCATCTGTTTCGCAGTGCTAAGAATTAG
- a CDS encoding HNH endonuclease, producing the protein MSANRYISEAIQNQVRQRAKSVCEYCHASEQWQYITFTVDHVIPISKGGANSIDNLALACFHCNRQKSDKVKVFDEQSSSEVLLFHPRTDSWQEHFIWSKDTLSIIGLTPIGRATVTALEFNRVRIINIRAADREIRRHPPPDDPIQSWRFINWLFLGFS; encoded by the coding sequence TTGTCTGCGAATCGTTATATTAGTGAAGCTATTCAAAATCAAGTCAGACAAAGAGCCAAGTCTGTGTGTGAATATTGTCATGCGTCAGAGCAATGGCAGTATATCACATTCACTGTAGATCATGTGATTCCTATTTCAAAAGGTGGGGCTAACTCAATTGATAATTTGGCTTTGGCTTGTTTTCATTGCAATCGCCAAAAATCTGATAAAGTTAAAGTGTTTGATGAACAGTCCTCATCGGAAGTACTTTTATTTCATCCTCGCACTGACAGTTGGCAAGAACATTTTATTTGGTCAAAAGATACACTTTCTATTATTGGCTTAACACCAATAGGACGCGCGACAGTAACAGCATTGGAATTTAATCGAGTGAGAATCATTAATATTCGCGCTGCTGATAGAGAAATTAGACGGCATCCTCCACCTGATGACCCAATTCAAAGTTGGAGATTTATAAATTGGCTCTTTTTAGGTTTCAGTTGA
- a CDS encoding transglycosylase SLT domain-containing protein produces the protein MLKKLQKKQISLIAGAALFAFSAGAMVSAPIVGKSLGQWLNFAKGQPEQLSQSTKVKSAVFSLISKSPAERAAQLEQLAQNSRSPEREQARYLLASDYIETKQGQKALQLLTGLEKDYPVIAPYILLKQAQAQDLVGEDGKASDLRQKVLKQYPQEAAAVKAIYLIAQPKLQDSAIAKFPSHPLTWEIINKRLQENPNQPQLQLVLAKYAYSQPGIGIVGVLDKLVQQPTLKPQDWETIGTAYWENNQFLKAANAYAKAPKTARNLYRTARGLQVGGKDREKAIATYNQLIQQFPDARETGTAWLRLAEMAKTGKDALPYLNQVIAKFPEQASTALVKKAQIYQALNDQTSAQQTWQELITKYAKSDESAEYRWKIAQEKAKAGDYTAAWKWGQPIVTNNPNSILAPRAGFWLGKWATAVGKQQEAKTAYEYVISQFPQSYYAWRSANILGLNVGDFNNVRQLNPEVVPLQRPLPPAGSATFQELYLLGQDRDAWLQWETEYQTKPQPTVAEQFTEGLMRLARGENLSGIDIISKLEDRETPEEQAQYQALSQQIIYWQARYPFPYLKEIEKWSTERQLNPLLVTALMRQESRFEAKIKSVVGATGLMQVMPDTAKWIASKIPLDIKTINLENPNDNIMLGTWYLDHTHEQYGNNSLLAIASYNAGPGNVSKWLQTISKEDPDEFVEAIPFDETRNYVRQVFGNYWNYLRLYNPEISQTVAKYSAQHPKLPGEGE, from the coding sequence ATGCTGAAGAAACTACAAAAAAAGCAAATTTCTCTCATCGCTGGTGCGGCACTGTTTGCCTTTTCAGCTGGGGCGATGGTGTCAGCACCTATAGTTGGTAAATCCTTGGGGCAATGGCTGAATTTTGCTAAAGGGCAGCCAGAACAGTTATCACAGTCAACGAAAGTAAAATCGGCTGTGTTCTCACTGATATCAAAATCTCCAGCAGAACGTGCGGCACAATTAGAACAACTCGCACAAAATTCTCGTTCACCAGAAAGAGAACAAGCCCGTTATCTGTTGGCGAGTGATTATATTGAGACTAAGCAGGGGCAGAAAGCGTTGCAATTGCTCACAGGATTGGAGAAAGATTATCCTGTGATTGCTCCCTACATTTTGCTGAAACAAGCTCAAGCACAGGATCTTGTGGGTGAAGATGGTAAAGCTTCTGATTTGAGACAAAAGGTATTAAAACAGTATCCCCAAGAAGCTGCTGCTGTCAAAGCAATTTATCTGATTGCTCAACCTAAATTACAGGATAGCGCGATCGCTAAATTTCCCTCTCATCCCCTCACTTGGGAAATCATCAACAAGCGCTTGCAAGAAAATCCTAATCAGCCACAGTTGCAGTTAGTCTTGGCGAAATATGCCTATAGTCAACCAGGTATCGGTATAGTGGGCGTGTTGGATAAGTTAGTACAACAGCCTACCCTCAAACCACAAGATTGGGAAACCATCGGGACGGCTTACTGGGAGAACAATCAATTTCTCAAGGCTGCTAACGCTTATGCCAAAGCTCCGAAAACAGCCCGTAATCTCTACCGCACAGCACGAGGATTGCAGGTAGGCGGAAAGGATCGAGAAAAAGCGATCGCCACTTATAATCAACTAATACAGCAGTTTCCTGATGCTCGTGAAACCGGAACTGCTTGGTTACGTTTGGCAGAGATGGCAAAAACTGGTAAAGATGCTCTACCTTATCTCAACCAAGTCATTGCTAAATTTCCAGAACAAGCGAGTACAGCACTAGTCAAAAAAGCGCAAATTTACCAAGCGCTTAATGATCAAACATCAGCACAACAGACTTGGCAGGAACTAATTACTAAATATGCTAAGTCGGATGAATCTGCCGAATATCGCTGGAAAATCGCCCAGGAAAAAGCCAAGGCTGGAGATTACACCGCCGCTTGGAAATGGGGACAACCAATTGTCACCAATAACCCTAATAGTATTTTGGCTCCGAGAGCTGGCTTTTGGTTGGGTAAATGGGCAACGGCTGTCGGTAAACAACAGGAAGCTAAAACTGCTTATGAGTACGTGATTAGCCAGTTTCCTCAATCTTACTATGCTTGGCGATCAGCGAATATATTAGGGTTAAATGTCGGCGATTTTAATAACGTCCGCCAACTCAACCCAGAAGTAGTTCCCCTCCAACGTCCTCTACCACCTGCTGGTTCAGCTACCTTCCAAGAATTGTATCTCCTGGGGCAAGATAGGGATGCTTGGTTGCAATGGGAAACAGAATATCAAACTAAACCACAGCCCACCGTTGCAGAACAATTTACTGAAGGTTTAATGCGCCTAGCGCGGGGAGAAAATCTCTCTGGGATTGATATCATTTCCAAATTAGAAGATAGGGAAACACCTGAAGAACAAGCCCAGTATCAAGCCTTGAGTCAACAGATTATCTACTGGCAAGCCCGTTATCCCTTTCCTTACCTGAAAGAGATTGAAAAATGGTCAACTGAACGGCAACTTAATCCGTTGTTAGTCACGGCTTTGATGCGTCAAGAATCGAGGTTTGAAGCCAAAATCAAATCGGTGGTGGGTGCGACTGGTTTAATGCAAGTCATGCCAGATACAGCTAAATGGATTGCTTCTAAAATTCCTTTAGATATCAAAACGATCAATCTGGAAAATCCCAACGACAATATCATGCTGGGGACATGGTATTTGGATCATACCCATGAGCAATATGGTAACAATTCCTTGTTGGCGATCGCTAGTTACAATGCTGGCCCCGGTAATGTCTCTAAATGGTTGCAAACCATCTCGAAGGAAGATCCAGATGAGTTTGTCGAAGCCATCCCCTTTGATGAAACTAGAAATTATGTGCGTCAAGTGTTTGGTAATTATTGGAATTACTTGCGGCTATATAATCCTGAAATCTCTCAAACAGTAGCTAAATATTCAGCCCAACATCCCAAACTGCCAGGGGAGGGGGAATAG